One genomic segment of Pseudonocardia sp. T1-2H includes these proteins:
- a CDS encoding crotonase/enoyl-CoA hydratase family protein: MTTTQSTYTEIAYDVADHVATITLDRPDRLNAFTTTMARELVAAFDEIDADDSVRVVVVTGRGRGFCAGADLGRGGATFNANDPERAAERKDFETIGGVPRDGGGIVSLRVAACRKPVIAAVNGPSVGIGATMTLPMDIRLAAESAKFGFVFARRGLVPEAASSWFLPRVVGISQAMEWVATGRVFTAEEALAGRLVSKVLPDDELLPAAYAIAKEIVDNTSSISVAASRQLLWSMLGASTPWEAHRLDSAAIYALGQGEDVKEGVTSFLEKRPPSFPDLVSRDYPAAVPPWPVRPETME, translated from the coding sequence GTGACGACGACCCAGAGCACCTACACGGAGATCGCCTACGACGTCGCGGACCACGTCGCGACGATCACCCTCGACCGGCCGGACCGGCTCAACGCCTTCACCACGACCATGGCGAGGGAGCTGGTCGCTGCCTTCGACGAGATCGACGCGGACGACTCGGTCCGGGTCGTCGTCGTCACCGGCCGGGGCCGCGGGTTCTGCGCGGGCGCCGACCTGGGCCGCGGCGGGGCGACCTTCAACGCGAACGACCCGGAGCGCGCGGCCGAGCGCAAGGACTTCGAGACCATCGGCGGCGTCCCGCGGGACGGCGGCGGCATCGTCTCCCTGCGCGTCGCGGCCTGCCGCAAACCGGTCATCGCCGCTGTCAACGGCCCGTCGGTCGGCATCGGCGCCACGATGACGCTCCCGATGGACATCCGGCTCGCCGCGGAGTCCGCGAAGTTCGGGTTCGTCTTCGCCCGGCGCGGGCTGGTGCCGGAGGCGGCGTCGAGCTGGTTCCTGCCCCGCGTCGTCGGGATCTCGCAGGCCATGGAGTGGGTCGCCACGGGCCGCGTCTTCACGGCCGAGGAGGCGCTCGCCGGCAGGCTCGTCTCCAAGGTCCTGCCGGACGACGAGCTGCTGCCCGCCGCGTACGCGATCGCGAAGGAGATCGTGGACAACACGTCGTCGATCTCCGTGGCGGCGTCCCGGCAGCTGCTCTGGTCGATGCTCGGCGCGTCGACGCCATGGGAGGCGCACCGGCTGGACTCGGCGGCGATCTACGCGCTCGGCCAGGGCGAGGACGTCAAGGAGGGCGTCACGTCCTTCCTGGAGAAGCGGCCGCCGTCGTTCCCGGACCTCGTCAGCAGGGACTACCCGGCCGCCGTCCCGCCGTGGCCCGTCCGCCCGGAGACGATGGAGTGA
- a CDS encoding acyl-CoA dehydrogenase family protein, translated as MSVPNGSPTELQEYRDGVRSWLKANAPASMPSAAELIPAAKAFQAALFDAGYAGITWPKDVGGQGLSAAYQQVYSDEAAAYELPTYPFIIGMGMCGPTVNDLGTGEQRTSYLPRLLRGEDIWCQLFSEPGAGSDVASLQTRAVLDGDAWVVNGQKVWTTNAQWADFGALLARTDPDRPKHSGLTMFILDMHAPGVTVRPLKDMSGRAPFNEVYFDDVRIPVDAVIGQVNAGWNAAVTMLGHERVSIGATRKPKTNPMEFASLVELARRHGVTGDPAQRERLAELYAHERVLELFNVRMRQETMAGNPPGARGSVAKLAGALLLRRAIDTAGQIAGSDTIAWEPGDARGAELALGINSAPASSIAGGTNEVQHNIIGERILGLPKEPQVDRDIPFRELKVGTQRG; from the coding sequence ATGTCCGTGCCCAACGGCTCGCCGACCGAGCTCCAGGAGTACCGGGACGGTGTCCGGTCCTGGTTGAAGGCCAACGCCCCGGCGTCGATGCCGTCGGCGGCGGAGCTGATCCCCGCGGCGAAGGCGTTCCAGGCCGCCCTGTTCGACGCCGGGTACGCCGGCATCACCTGGCCGAAGGACGTCGGCGGGCAGGGGCTGAGCGCCGCGTACCAACAGGTCTACAGCGACGAGGCGGCCGCGTACGAGCTGCCGACCTATCCGTTCATCATCGGCATGGGCATGTGTGGCCCGACGGTCAACGACCTCGGCACGGGCGAGCAGCGCACCAGCTACCTCCCGCGGCTGCTCCGGGGTGAGGACATCTGGTGCCAGCTGTTCTCCGAGCCCGGCGCCGGATCCGACGTCGCGAGCCTGCAGACCAGGGCGGTGCTCGACGGGGACGCCTGGGTCGTCAACGGCCAGAAGGTCTGGACGACCAACGCGCAGTGGGCGGACTTCGGCGCCCTGCTCGCGCGCACGGACCCGGACCGCCCCAAGCACTCCGGCCTGACGATGTTCATCCTGGACATGCACGCGCCCGGCGTCACCGTCCGGCCGCTGAAGGACATGTCCGGCCGCGCCCCGTTCAACGAGGTGTACTTCGACGACGTCCGGATCCCCGTCGACGCGGTGATCGGGCAGGTCAACGCGGGCTGGAACGCCGCCGTCACGATGCTGGGCCACGAGCGCGTCTCGATCGGCGCGACCCGCAAGCCGAAGACGAACCCGATGGAGTTCGCCTCGCTCGTCGAGCTCGCCCGCCGGCACGGCGTCACCGGCGACCCGGCGCAGCGCGAGCGGCTCGCCGAGCTCTACGCGCACGAGCGCGTGCTCGAGCTGTTCAACGTCCGGATGCGGCAGGAGACGATGGCGGGGAACCCGCCCGGCGCCCGCGGCTCCGTCGCGAAGCTCGCCGGGGCGCTGTTGCTGCGCAGAGCGATCGACACGGCCGGGCAGATCGCGGGCTCGGACACGATCGCCTGGGAGCCGGGCGACGCCCGCGGTGCCGAGCTGGCGCTGGGGATCAACTCCGCACCCGCGTCGAGCATCGCCGGCGGCACCAACGAGGTGCAGCACAACATCATCGGCGAGCGGATCCTCGGCCTCCCCAAGGAGCCCCAGGTGGACCGGGACATCCCGTTCCGCGAGCTCAAGGTCGGTACCCAGCGGGGTTGA
- a CDS encoding TetR/AcrR family transcriptional regulator, producing the protein MTTAQETSPGGEPTPAVPRGGGREAITSAAREVFNERGYHGASIRDIAKRAGLSLSALYYWHPSKQDLLAALVEESTMDYFRRCDEALAVVGDDPADRLRAMARAAVEYRVERQTESNIAAREWRNLDPDNRARLEGLRVNATRLWSDIVDEGVRQGAFHCEHPTDARRAAQAACNAIAQWYDPSGPLTPAELVDHYTAIVMRIVDHRP; encoded by the coding sequence GTGACGACGGCCCAGGAGACGTCCCCCGGCGGGGAACCCACGCCTGCCGTACCGCGTGGCGGCGGTCGGGAGGCCATCACGTCGGCGGCCCGTGAGGTGTTCAACGAGCGCGGCTACCACGGCGCCTCGATCCGGGACATCGCCAAGCGCGCCGGCCTCTCCCTCTCCGCGCTCTACTACTGGCACCCCAGCAAGCAGGACCTGCTGGCGGCTCTGGTGGAGGAGAGCACGATGGACTACTTCCGCCGCTGTGACGAGGCACTGGCCGTCGTCGGGGACGATCCGGCGGACCGGTTGCGCGCCATGGCGCGCGCCGCCGTCGAGTACCGGGTGGAGCGGCAGACCGAGAGCAACATCGCGGCGCGCGAGTGGCGCAACCTCGATCCTGACAACCGGGCACGCCTCGAGGGCCTGCGCGTCAACGCCACCAGGCTCTGGTCGGACATCGTGGACGAGGGCGTCCGGCAGGGCGCCTTCCACTGCGAGCACCCCACGGACGCCCGCCGCGCGGCCCAGGCCGCCTGCAACGCGATCGCCCAGTGGTACGACCCCTCCGGCCCCCTCACCCCCGCCGAGCTGGTCGACCATTACACCGCGATCGTCATGCGCATCGTCGACCACCGGCCGTAA
- a CDS encoding enoyl-CoA hydratase/isomerase family protein yields MPDTAPDSGSEQAVLTSLDDGILTVTLNRPRRKNALDAATWDGLRAVFTRAGDDPEVRVLVLTGAGGDFCAGADLSGDRGDTHPLQRMRGVNEVALLLHELPIPTIAKVEGVAVGAGWNLALGCDLVVSSRTARFSQIFAKRGLSLDFGGSWLLPKIVGLQKAKRLALLAEIIGAEEAERLGLVTYLVEPGELDGFTADLAERLADAAPVAVRQSKQLLNENADRTMRDALSSEARTQSINFATEDAPAAFDAFIEKRDPEFTGKWAVK; encoded by the coding sequence GTGCCGGACACTGCGCCAGATTCGGGATCGGAGCAGGCGGTTCTCACCAGCCTGGACGATGGCATCCTCACGGTCACGCTGAACCGGCCGCGGCGGAAGAACGCCCTGGACGCGGCGACGTGGGACGGCCTGCGTGCCGTCTTCACGCGGGCGGGCGACGACCCGGAGGTCCGCGTCCTGGTGCTCACCGGGGCGGGCGGGGACTTCTGCGCGGGTGCGGACCTGAGCGGCGACCGCGGCGACACGCACCCGTTGCAGCGCATGCGCGGTGTCAACGAGGTCGCGCTGCTGCTGCACGAGCTGCCGATCCCGACGATCGCGAAGGTCGAGGGCGTCGCCGTCGGGGCGGGGTGGAACCTTGCGCTGGGCTGCGACCTGGTCGTCTCCTCGCGCACAGCCCGGTTCTCCCAGATCTTCGCCAAACGCGGCCTCTCGCTGGACTTCGGCGGCTCCTGGCTGCTGCCCAAGATCGTCGGGCTGCAGAAGGCCAAGCGGCTCGCCCTGCTCGCCGAGATCATCGGCGCGGAGGAGGCGGAGAGGCTCGGCCTGGTCACCTACCTCGTCGAGCCCGGCGAGCTCGACGGCTTCACCGCGGACCTGGCCGAGCGGCTCGCCGACGCGGCTCCCGTCGCCGTTCGCCAGTCCAAGCAGCTGCTGAACGAGAACGCCGACCGCACGATGCGGGACGCCCTGTCCAGCGAGGCGCGCACACAGTCGATCAACTTCGCCACCGAGGATGCGCCCGCCGCGTTCGACGCCTTCATCGAGAAGCGCGATCCCGAGTTCACGGGGAAGTGGGCGGTCAAGTGA
- a CDS encoding acyl-CoA dehydrogenase family protein, translating to MQLVLDPEQQELRSAVRKFLTDQSPSARVRSAMESDDGYDRELWRRMATELGLLGLAVPERYDGAGAGHVERAIVQEELGRSLAPSPFLGSAVLATDTLLALDDEAARAELLPRMVAGELIAAVAVAEGGGAWDRTGGATTASRSGDAWTLDGTKTAVVAGDVADVLLVLASTSDGPGWFRVDPSASGVTRTTLTTLDPTRRLAKVAFAKAPATALASADAAAVLDLVADLGAVALAAEQLGGLQRALEMAVDYAKVRVQFGRPVGSYQAVKHGLADVYSDWEQGLSALRHASWAADHARDELPLAAALVAAYVGPAYFRAGTLCVQYHGGIGYTWEHDAHLYYKRAKSTELLFGSPARNRARLADRLGV from the coding sequence ATGCAGCTGGTACTCGACCCCGAGCAGCAGGAGCTCCGCTCCGCGGTCCGCAAGTTCCTCACCGACCAGTCCCCGTCCGCGCGCGTGCGCAGCGCGATGGAGTCCGACGACGGCTACGACCGCGAGCTCTGGCGCCGGATGGCGACCGAGCTCGGCCTGCTGGGGCTCGCCGTCCCCGAGCGGTACGACGGCGCGGGCGCCGGGCACGTCGAACGGGCGATCGTGCAGGAGGAGCTCGGGCGCTCCCTCGCGCCGTCGCCGTTCCTCGGCTCGGCCGTCCTCGCCACCGACACCCTGCTAGCCCTCGACGACGAGGCCGCCCGCGCCGAGCTGCTGCCCCGGATGGTCGCGGGCGAGCTGATCGCCGCGGTCGCGGTCGCCGAGGGCGGCGGCGCGTGGGACCGCACCGGCGGCGCCACCACGGCGTCGAGGTCGGGCGATGCCTGGACCCTCGACGGCACCAAGACCGCGGTCGTCGCCGGGGACGTCGCCGATGTCCTGCTCGTGCTCGCCTCGACGTCCGACGGCCCGGGCTGGTTCCGGGTCGACCCCTCCGCGAGTGGGGTCACCCGGACCACGCTGACGACGCTCGACCCCACCCGTCGGCTCGCGAAGGTCGCCTTCGCGAAAGCCCCGGCCACCGCGCTGGCCAGCGCCGACGCGGCCGCCGTGCTCGACCTCGTCGCGGACCTGGGCGCCGTGGCGCTGGCCGCCGAGCAACTGGGCGGGTTGCAGCGCGCGCTCGAGATGGCCGTCGACTACGCCAAGGTGCGCGTCCAGTTCGGCCGGCCGGTCGGCTCGTACCAGGCCGTCAAACACGGCCTCGCGGACGTCTACAGCGACTGGGAGCAGGGGCTCTCCGCCCTGCGCCACGCGAGCTGGGCCGCGGACCACGCCCGGGACGAGCTGCCGCTCGCGGCCGCGCTCGTCGCGGCCTACGTGGGCCCGGCGTACTTCCGCGCAGGCACCCTCTGCGTCCAGTATCACGGCGGGATCGGCTACACGTGGGAGCACGACGCGCACCTGTACTACAAGCGCGCGAAGAGCACCGAGCTGCTGTTCGGTTCGCCGGCGCGGAACCGCGCCCGGCTCGCCGACCGCCTCGGCGTCTGA